One window of Etheostoma spectabile isolate EspeVRDwgs_2016 chromosome 6, UIUC_Espe_1.0, whole genome shotgun sequence genomic DNA carries:
- the hcst gene encoding hematopoietic cell signal transducer, giving the protein MAHYKFFIVVLLFLSNLAVAFTESTVSCYRIEPGTIAGIICADVLLTLIIVIVTYRCASLRRQKIENANKVYMNVRANCKS; this is encoded by the exons ATGGCACACTACAAATTCTTTATCGTTGTCTTACTTTTTCTGTCCA ACCTGGCTGTGGCGTTCACAG AGAGCACTGTGTCCTGCTACAGGATCGAGCCGGGGACAATAGCAGGCATCATCTGTGCAGATGTGCTGCTGACCCTAATCATTGTCATCGTCACCTACCGATGTGCCAGTTTAAGGCGTCAGAAGATAGAAAATG CTAATAAAGTGTATATGAATGTACGGGCCAACTGCAAGAGCTAA